AGTGGTTTCTGTTCGGACTACAAGCATCGCCGCGCCTATGTGCCGGAATGCGTCCGCCTGACCGCGGGCAACGTCCGCGGCATCGACTGGCTGCCATCGACCTGCGCCTACCGGCTGCGTGCCGCGGGCGAGCCGCTGCGCGACTGGCATTACCTGATCAGCGGCGACCGGGAGAGCGTGCACACCGCCGGCATTTCGGTACGCGGATGGACGGTGAGCGAGGACGACGTCGGGGATCTGGAGAACCACATCGTCGATCGGGAGCTGTGAGCGCGCCGTTCGAAGTCGTGCGCCATGCGACGGCGCGGCGGATCAGGCTGTCGATCGATCCGGCGAGCGGGGTCGCGCGACTGGTGGTGCCGAAACGCGCCGCGCTGAAGCCGGCGCTCGCCTGGGCGCAGGGCAAGGTCGGCTGGATCGCCGAACAGCGTGCCCGCCTGCCGCAGCCGCGACCCTACGTGCCCGGCATGGTGCTGACCGTCGCCGACATGGCGCTGACGATCGTCTGGGAAGCCGGCAGCCGGCGACGGATCGAGGTGGTCGGCGATACGCTGTCACTGTCCGGCCCGCTGGATACCCTGCCACGCCGGGTCGAGGCGTGGCTGAAGCGGCAGGCGCTCGACCGGCTGGCCGCCGACACCGCCGATTATGCGGCCAGCGCCGGCGTTACCGTCAGCAAGGTCGCGATCGGCGATGCGCGCGGGCGGTGGGGCAGCTGCGCGCACGACGGCGTCATCCGGTACAGCTGGCGATTGATCCTGGCGCCGGGATGGGTGCGGCGCGCGACGGTGGCACACGAGGTCGCGCATCGCGTGCACATGAACCATGCGCCCGCCTTTCACGCCCTGGTCGAGCAGCTGTACGGCGGCGATCCGACCC
The sequence above is a segment of the Sphingomonas insulae genome. Coding sequences within it:
- a CDS encoding YcgN family cysteine cluster protein; this encodes MVKFWELPIEQLDRGQWEALCDGCGKCCIHKLEDDETGEIVATNVACRLLDRRSGFCSDYKHRRAYVPECVRLTAGNVRGIDWLPSTCAYRLRAAGEPLRDWHYLISGDRESVHTAGISVRGWTVSEDDVGDLENHIVDREL
- a CDS encoding M48 family metallopeptidase, giving the protein MSAPFEVVRHATARRIRLSIDPASGVARLVVPKRAALKPALAWAQGKVGWIAEQRARLPQPRPYVPGMVLTVADMALTIVWEAGSRRRIEVVGDTLSLSGPLDTLPRRVEAWLKRQALDRLAADTADYAASAGVTVSKVAIGDARGRWGSCAHDGVIRYSWRLILAPGWVRRATVAHEVAHRVHMNHAPAFHALVEQLYGGDPTPARAWLREHGAGLHWIGRSS